From Panthera tigris isolate Pti1 chromosome D3, P.tigris_Pti1_mat1.1, whole genome shotgun sequence, one genomic window encodes:
- the LOC122232516 gene encoding 60S ribosomal protein L39-like: protein MTNSYFAEETYKLLSFSPPLWCGQLTVVSVSSHKTFRIKQFRAKEQKQNHPISQWIQMKTGNKIRYNSKRRHWRRTKLRL from the exons ATGACCAACAGCTATTTTGCAGAG GAAACCTAcaaattgctttccttttctccGCCATTGTGGTGTGGGCAGTTGACGGTCGTCTCCGTGTCTTCTCACAAGACTTTCCGGATCAAGCAATTCAGGGCCAAGGAACAAAAGCAGAATCATCCTATTTCCCAGTGGATTCAGATGAAAACCGGTAATAAAATCAGGTACAACTCCAAGAGGAGACACTGGAGAAGAACCAAGCTGCGTCTATAA